In Planctomonas sp. JC2975, the genomic stretch CGTCGGATCCGCCGTCCGCCAGCACCTTGGCGAACGTGGTCCCCCAGCTGCCTGCCCCGAGCACTGTGACGCGCCGTGCAGGCGCCGGCCTAGCCCTCAAAGCGCCCCGTCTCACTCTGGGCGTGCTCGGACGGATCCCAGCGCTTCTCGGGCGCCTTCTCCCCTCGCAGGGCCTCCAGCTCGTGCGTGATGGCGCGCATGATCGTTTCCGTCGCCTCGTTGAGCACGGTCGCGGTCATCGGCTTGCCCCTGAACGCGTCGAGGTCCACCGGCTTGCCGATCGAGAACGTGATCTTCTTGCGCGGGAACAGGCTGATCTTCTTGGAGTAGCGTGCCATGATCTGCTGCGTTCCCCAGTGCGCGACGGGGATCACCGGGATGCCGTAGTCCAGCGCGATCCGCGCCGCTCCCGTCTTGCCGCGCATCGGCCACAGGTCGGGGTCGCGAGTGAGCGTGCCCTCTGGATAGACGACGACGATGTAGTCCTCGTCGACGATGTGCTGCGCCTGAGCGACGGGAGCACCTCGTCCGCCATGGCTGCGGCTCACCGGAACCTGACCGGACGACCTGAGGAACCAGCCGACGACCGGAACCTTGAACAGGCTCTCCTTGGCGAGGAACCGTGGCTGACGACCGTGGCGCCACAGCATCGAGCCCACGACGAGCGGGTCGATCTCGCTGTAGTGGTTCGGGGCGATCACGAACGATCCCTCGAGCGGCAGGTTCTCCTTGCCGCGCACCTTGAACGACGAGATCGTTCCGATGAGGGGCACCACGATGCCGGCTCCCACCCAGAACACGCTCGGGCGGAACGTCTCCTTGCGGATCCGGCGCTTCTTCGGGGAACGGTCGGCCGGCTCGAGAGCGGCATCCGGGACGTCGGGTGTTTTCGGCACCCGCCCATTATCCGCTATGCCGTATGCCGCTCCGGATCGAGGACGGCCCGGGGTGTCGGCCGCGTGCTAGTCCTCCAGCTGGAAGTCGGCGCCGAGCTGTTCGAGCTTGCCGATGAAGTTCTCGTAGCCGCGGCTGATGATGCCGACATTGCTCACCGTCGACGTGCCGTTGGCCGTCAAAGCGGCGATGAGGTGGCTGAAGCCCCCACGCAGATCGGGAACCTCGACATCCGCGGCGTGCAGCGTGGTCGGACCGGAGATGACCGCGGAGTGGTCGAAATTGCGCTGACCGAAACGGCACGGATGACCGCCGAGGCACTCCTTGTGGATCTCGATCGTCGCTCCCATGTCCACCAGGGCGTCCACGAATCCGAAACGCTGCTCGTACACGGTCTCGTGCACGATGGAGACGCCGCGCGCCTTGGTGAGGGCGACCACGAGCGGCTGCTGCCAGTCCGTCATGAAGCCGGGGTGCACATCCGTCTCGATGACGACCGGCTTGAGCTCCCCACCCGGGTGGTAGAAGCGGATGCCGTCGTCGTCGATGTCGAACGCGCCGCCGACCTTGCGGAACACGTTGAGGAACGTCAGCATCTCGGCCTGACGGGCACCCCCGACGAAGATGTCGCCCTCGGTCGCCAGCGCGGCGGCAGCCCAGCTGGCGGCCTCGTTGCGGTCGAACAGCGCCGTGTGGCTGTAGCCGGTGAGGCGCTGAACGCCCTCGATGCGGATCACGCGGTCGGTGTCGACCGTGATGATGGAGCCCATCTTCTGCAGGATGTTGATGAGGTCCATGATCTCGGGCTCGATCGCCGCACCGCGCAGCTCGGTGATGCCCTCGGCCTTGGTGGCCGTGAGCAGCACCTGCTCCGTTGCGCCCACGCTCGGGTACGGCAGCTCGACCTTGGCGCCGTGCAGCCCGTTCGGCGCGGTCATGCGGATGCCGCTGGGCAGCTTCTCCACAACCGCGCCGAACCGGCGCAGCACCTCGAGGTGGTAGTCGATCGGACGGTCGCCGATGCGGCATCCGCCCAGGTCGGGGATGAACGCCTCGCCGAGCGCGTGCAGCAGCGGTCCGCAGAAGAGGATCGGAATGCGGCTCGAGCCGGCGTGGGCGTCGATGTCGGCCATGTGGGCGCTCTCCACGCCCGTCGGGTCGAGCAGCAGCACGCCCTCTTCAGGACCGTCGGTCACCTTCACGCCGTGGATCTCGAGCAGGCCGCGGACGACCCGGACATCGCTGATGTCGGGAACGTCGCGCAGCTCGCTCGGACCGTCGGCGAGGATGGCGGCCACCATCGCCTTCGTGACGAGGTTCTTCGCCCCCTTCAACCGGATGCGCCCGCGAAGGGGACGTCCACCGTTGATGGTGATCTTCTCGGCCGTCAAACCCACTCGGGCACCCGCCGCCTGCGCATCCTGAAGAAGAGAGTTCACTAGATTTTCACCGGCAATGTCTTGGGCCGCCATGATTCGCGGCGTGCTTCGAATTCTGTGATCTGCGCTTCGTCACGCATGGTGAGACCGATGTCGTCGAGCCCCTCCAGCAACCGCCACCTAGTGTAATCATCGATATCGAAATCGACGGTGAGGCCGGCCACCGTTGCCTTTCGCTCAACCAGGTCGACCGTTGCCTCTATTCCGGGGGCGGCATCGATCGCCGCCCAGATCATCTCGAGGTCGGCCTCGCTGATCGTTCCCGTCAGCAGTCCCTGCTTGCCCGAATTGCCGCGGAAGATGTCGCCGAACCGCGGGCTGAGCACAGCCGTGAATCCGTAGTCGCGCAGCGCCCAGACAGCATGCTCGCGGGAGGAGCCGGTGCCGAAGTCGGGTCCGGCTATGAGGATCTTGCCCTGGCGGAACGGCTCCTGATTGAGCACGAACTCCGGGTCCTGGCGCCACGCATAGAACAGGGCGTCGTCGAATCCGGTCTTGGTGACCCGCTTCAGGAACACGGCGGGGATGATCTGGTCGGTGTCGACGTTCGACCGCTTCAGCGGAACGGCGACGCCCGTCAGTGTCGAGATTTTCTCCATGATCAGGCACCTGCCTTCACGCCGTCGTGGGCGTCTTCATTGGTATTGTCGAGATCCCACGGGCTGGACAAGGTTCCGCGGATGGCCGTTGCGGCAGCCACGACCGGCGAGACCAGGTGCGTGCGTCCGCCCTTGCCCTGTCGTCCCTCGAAGTTGCGGTTCGAGGTGGATGCGCAGCGCTCGCCCGGCGCCAGCTGGTCCGGGTTCATGCCCAGGCACATGGAGCACCCCGCGAACCGCCATTCGGCTCCGAACGCCTCCACGATCTTGTCGATGCCCTCGGCCTCGGCCTCCAGGCGCACGCGAGCGGATCCGGGGACGACCATGACGCGAACGCCGTCGGCCTTCTTCTTGCCCTTGATGATCGAGGCGAAGGCGCGGAGGTCTTCGATGCGGGAGTTCGTGCAGGATCCCATGAACACGGCATCCACATGGATGTCCTTCAGCGGGGTGCCCGCTGCCAGGTCCATGTACTCCAAGGCGCGCTGAGCTGCGGCCTGCGCGTTGGGGTCCTCGAAGCTCGCAGGCTCGGGGATGACTCCGCTCAGCGACGCGCCCTGGCCAGGGTTGGTTCCCCAGGTGACGAACGGCTCCAACGCATCGGCGTCGATGAACACCTCGGCGTCGAACGTCGCACCCTCGTCGGTGGGCAGCGTCTTCCAGTATTCGACTGCGGCGTCCCAGTCCTCGCCCCCCGGGGCGTGCGGACGGCCCTTCAGGAACTCGAACGTCGTCTGGTCGGGGGCGACCATGCCTGCACGGGCGCCCGCTTCGATCGACATGTTGCAGATCGTCATACGGCCGTCCATGGACAGGGCGCGGATGGCGCTGCCACGGTACTCGAGCACGTAGCCCTGTCCCCCGCCGGTGCCGATCTTCGCGATGACGGCCAGGATGATGTCCTTCGCCGTGACTCCGGGGCGCAGGGTGCCCTCGACGTTGATCGCCATGGTCTTGAACGGCTTCAGCGGCAGCGTCTGCGTGGCGAGCACGTGCTCGACCTCGCTCGTGCCGATGCCGAACGCCATCGCGCCGAAGGCGCCGTGGGTCGAGGTGTGAGAGTCACCGCAGACGACGGTGATGCCGGGCATCGTGAGACCCAGCTGCGGGCCGACGACGTGCACGATTCCCTGCTCGATGTCGCCCAGCGAGTGCAGGCGGATGCCGAATTCCGCGGCGTTCTTGCGCAGCGTCTCGATCTGGGTACGGCTGGTGAGGTCGGCGATCGGCTTGTCGATGCCGATCGTCGGCGTGTTGTGGTCCTCGGTGGCGATGGTGAGATCCGGCCGGCGCACCGGTCGGCCCTCCGCCCGCAGGCCGTCGAACGCCTGGGGGCTCGTCACCTCGTGCACCAGGTGCAGGTCGATGTAGATGAGGTCGGGCGAGCCGTCCTCACCCTTCACGACCAGGTGGTCGTCCCAGACCTTCTCGGCCAAAGTCCGAGGATGCTGCGTGCGAGGTCGTGCGCCTGCGGCCGTGCCGCCTGCGCGCACGGCATCGGATGCTGTGCTCATGCTGTCGAATCTCCTTGCGTATCGTCCGGGGGAACACCCGGGAATTCAGCCACGAAGAAACTCCGCGACGAGTGAGGCCTGAAGGTTAGGACTCGTCGCGGCGGCTAAGAAGAAGGGAGGCGACCAGCACCGGACCAGGCTAGCACCCTGCGCCGGGCAGTTTCTGCGCGCCGATTCAGGCGACGATGAGCTGCACGCGGTAGCTGCCGAAGAGCACGGCCGCGCCGGCCGCGACCGGGGTCGCCGCACCGGGGATGAGCGGTGCGGCCGCGCCCGAGGCGTCCAGCACGCTCACGCCGTTCGTGGAGTGCAGATCGGTGACCCGGATGCCGTCGCCCACCACTTCGATCACCGCGTGCGTCTTCGAGACGCTGCGAACGGGGTCGTCCACCGGAAGCAGCTCGGCACCTGCCCACGGCTCGAAGCGCACCGGATTGCGACCGACAAGGAGGGATCCGTTCACAGGGATCCGTGCGCCCGTCGGGAGGACGACGAACCAGGTTCTCGACACCGGAGGTGTCTGTGCGGCGGGCGCCGGCGGTGCGTTGAAGACAGGGAGGGAGGCGCCGCGGCGTGGCATCCGCTCGGTGCGGGTGTCCGTGTCGTCGCGCGGAGGAACGAGCCCCGGCGGCGGTGTGATGAAACCCGGCGTGTCCACCAGCGTCACTATACCGAGCGCGGGCGGCGCGCCGCGCGGCGAGGCCGAGGAGCGATCCGGAACGCGGCTACCCTGCGTTGCAGCCAGGTGAGCCCGCTCAGCGTCGTTCCGACGTTCCGGTCCACGCTCGACCACAGCTCGCTCGCCGACTCCTGCGACACCGTCTCCCCGCCGAACACGGCAGCGTCGATTTCGGCAGCGAGCGACTCGATGGCGTCGCCCGAGAGCCCCAGCTTGCGCTGGGCGGCCTGGCCGCCGAACATCTGCGCTGTCTGCAGCCTGGTGGCGGTCGACGGCGGCTTCAGGCCGAGCTCCGTGTAGCGATCGACGAGCTCGCTCCACGCTCCGGCCGCCGACTGGTCGCCAGGGCCTCGCGACCGTCGGCGCCGCCGACGCCTCTTGACCGCCACGATGATCATCAAGGGCAGGAAGTAGGCGATCGCCAGCGCGAGCACGACTCCGCCCGCGTAGTACGCCCAGACCGGCACGGTGAAGCCGACGTCGTTGTCCTTCTTCTTCTTGGCGCTCTCGTTCTTCATCTTGACCGGTGTGAGCAGGTCGTCGTCCTTCGGGACGGTTCGCGGCGGCTGGCGGACCTGGGGCTGCGGCTCGATCTTGGGTTTGACGCTCTTCTCGACCGGCGTGTCCGTCTTGTCCGGAGTCGGGAAGAACGGCACCCAGCCGACGCCCTCGAACGGGACCTCGACCCAGGCCGTCACCTGGTCGCCCGTGACGGTCGCGGAGCTTGATCCGTCCTTGACCTCCGGCTTGAAACCGAGGACCACGCGCGACGCGTATCCGAGGTGGCGCGCCATGAGCGCGAACGCCGTCGCGTACTGCTCCTGGTCGCCGACCATGGGCGACGCGGTGAGCAGATCCGTCATGCGGGCCGCGCTTTCACCAGCCGACGACGGCACGGGATCCGATGCCAGGCCGTGGCTCAGGTAGCCGAGCCTCTTCAGAGAGCGCTCGACGTTGCGCAGCCTCTCGATGGCCGTCGGCGCCTTGCCCGCGTACTCCTCGGCCTTCGCGCCGATCGCGTCAGGAATGTTCGTCACCGACGCGATCGGCACCGTCGCCACGGCGACGTCCTGCAGGGCGGTGTCGGAGGGGACCTTCAGCGTCGCGACGTCGATCGAGTAACTGTCTCCGCGGCGAAGGCGCTGCATGACCGCTGCGGATCCGCCCGAGGTGTCGACGCGGGTGGACTGCGCCAGCGCATCCGCTTCGGAGCCGGCGAATCCGAGACCGGTCGCGTAGCCGGGTGTCGGCAGCCAGACGTCGGAGTATCCATCGACGGTCACCGTCGCGGACGATCTCGAGACCGACGAGTTGAGCGCCGAGAGAGGGATGTCGCCGCCGTAGAGCCGGAAGCCGCCGGAGCTCCCCGTGCCCTTCGCGTCCGTCACGGACCACACCACGCCGTCGTAGCTGTCCATCGTGACGAGTCGCACGTACTGGCCCTGTCGGATTCCGTCGATCGTGAAGAGCTTCGTGTCTTTCAACTCCCGCGTGTATTGGCGGAACCCCGCCAGCGGCGCCGGATACTGCAGCGGATCGAACGGGGGCTGCACGCTGTCCCGCAACACGACTCGGGATGTGGCAGGCGGGGCCACGAACGTTCCGCCGACGACGCCCACCACGAGAGCCCCCGCGAGGAGAGCCGCAGCGCTGCCGACCGTCCGCCAGGCACGTCGGGATCCGCCGGGCACCGACGGACAGGCGGTACGAACACGCCAGCCGACCCAGACCAGGCCGATCACGGCGAAGCCCGCTCCACGGGCGGTGGCGAACACCGGATCCTTCGTTCCGAGGAGCACCGTCGCGACGAGGATCGCGGCGGGTCCGGCCGCCATCGTCGCGACGCGCGCGACCGTGTGGGGGCCGGCGGGACGCATCCGCACTGCGATCGACGCACCGACGAGCGAGGTCAGCCACGTCGCAGCGAACGGGATCACCCCGAGGTAGGGAGGTGCTTGGAGCGGCGCGTGCAGGGTGACGGCATCGCTCCAGCCGAAGATCGCGCCCCTGCCGAGGTCGAGGATGCTCTCGAGTGTCGGCACGACGCCGTAGAGCCCCTCCGCCGGGATCGCGAACGCGGTGCCGAGCAACACGAATGCCGCAACCCCGAGCGCCGCGGTCGCGATCAGCGGAAAGCGGAGTAGCCGTGCGACGACCGCGCACCCGCCGCCCACGAGGATGCCGCCGCCCGCGGCCAATGTGTACGCGCCCGCGCCGAAGACGGTCTGGAAGCCGGCCGAAGCGATTGCGGTCAGGATCACGAGGAACGCGATGTCGGTCCATGCCGAAGCGGGAATGGATCGATCCCGTGCCACGGTCGCCGGGAATCCGGTCGCGCCGGCGGCCACCGCTGCCGCGCTCATCGGTTCACCCTGTCCACGAGGCTGGCGAGCTGATCGAGAGAAGGCACGTCGACCACCGTGGCGCGTCCGACGCGGCGCTGTCCGGCGGCCCGTTCGGGTGCGCATCTCATCGCGATGATCCGGGTCTCTCCGCCGTACAGCGCGGCCAGGGCGGCCACTTCTGCGTCGGACGTGCGTGATCCGACGGCCACCACCACGAGGCTCGGCGTCGGTGCGCGCATGCCGGCCACCCTGGCGAATTCGCGCAGCGAGGAGTGCAGGGAGTCGGTGGGCGCGATCCGGCACGAGTCGTCGAGGAGCGAGACGTGCGTGCGGGTGCGGAGTGCGCCGGCCGTTGACCATGCCCGCATCGGCGTCTCGTCGCGGAGCGCGCCGACACCCACCGAGGCGAACGCGGACACGGCGAGCTCGAACTCGTCGTCGGTCGCGTAGTGCCCGCGTTCCGTGTCCATCAGCAGAAGAAGCTGGGAGCGCCGGGTCTCCTGGTACTGACGCACCATGAGACGGCCCGTGCGTGCCGACGTGCGCCAGTGCACGTTGCGGATGTCATCCCCTGGCTCGTACTCACGCAGTGCGTGGAACGCCAGGTCGCTGTTCGAGAGCAGGGCGGTCTCGTGACCCTCCAGATCGCGCACCAGACCCTGACTCGTCGAGGCGATCCTCACGACGACCGGATGCACGAACAGTTCGATGCGCTGGGTCCACACGGATGCTCGTCGCAGCAGCCCGAGCGCGTCGCCGCGCACCGTCGTCGCCGGACCCGCCACGACGACGGCTCGTCGCTGGGTGGGCACCGCGAACAGGTTCTCGTCCTCCGCACCAGTTGCCAGGCGGGGAATGACGAACTCGGCGACGGCCGCGCCCACCGGCAGCTCCAGTCGGGTCGGCGCCGTCGGACGAGCGCCAGAGTTATGGACGGTGAGGCGGCCGAGCGAACGCTGTCCGGCCGTTACCCGCCGTGGCTCGAGCTCGGCTGAGACCTGAAACGACATGCGGCCGATCAGCGAGAAGAGGGCAAGGACGAACGCCGCGCACAGGGTGACGCCGACGAAGACGAACTCGACCCAGCCGAGCGCGAACGCGAGCACGAAGGCGACGGCCGCCGTGCCCAAGACGAGCCAGCCCACCGTGGTGATCGGTCTCAAGAAACGCGCGATGGTGCCTGGCACGGCGGCGAGACGGCTGGCGACACCACGGTCGGTTCGCTGGGCGCCGTTGACACGAGCAGGCAGACCGGTGTCGGGATCGGCTGCCTCGGCGACCTCGCGCGTCGAGGACTGCTGAGAGCCCTGAGCGTGCAGGGGCGTGGCCGATGGCGGCGAGGGCCGCGTCGCCGGCTGCGGGCTCGTGATGGTCGTCATGAGGCGTTGGTCATGCTGCTCGGTAGGCGGGTGGGTTGACGGTCGCGATGGCACGGGAGACGACGTCTTCCGCCGTGACACCGGCGAACTCGGCCTCCGGATCCACGATCACACGATGCGCAAGAACCGGAACAGCAAGTTCTCTGACATCATCCGGTGTCACATACGTACGACCAGCAGCAATCGCCCACGTCTTCGCAGCACGCGCCAACGCCAACGCACCACGAATACTCACACCAAGAGCCGCATCCTTATCGCTCCGCGTCGCCGACACCAACTCGGACAGATACCCCATCACCGCACCATCCGTATGCACATCAGCCGCCAACTGCGACATCGTCGTCACCGACTCCGACGCAATAATCGCCGACACCGACGCCGCACGCGCACGATTCGAAGACTCCATCAACAACCGCACCGTCGTCTCATGATCCGGATATCCCAACGACGTCTTGATCAGGAACCGGTCCAGCTGCGCCTCCGGCAGCGTGTACGTCCCCGCCTGCTCGATCGGGTTCTGCGTCGCGATCACCATGAACGGGCTACCCACCGGATGAGACACACCATCCACCGTGACGATGCCCTCCTCCATCACCTCAAGAAGCGCCGACTGGGTCTTCGGAGAGGCACGGTTGATCTCGTCCGCCAACACCACCGACGCGAAGATCGGTCCCGGATGGAACTCGAAACGACCGTTCGACTGGTCGTAGATCGTCACACCCGTCACATCAGACGGCAGCAGATCCGGCGTGAACTGGAT encodes the following:
- the murA gene encoding UDP-N-acetylglucosamine 1-carboxyvinyltransferase; protein product: MNSLLQDAQAAGARVGLTAEKITINGGRPLRGRIRLKGAKNLVTKAMVAAILADGPSELRDVPDISDVRVVRGLLEIHGVKVTDGPEEGVLLLDPTGVESAHMADIDAHAGSSRIPILFCGPLLHALGEAFIPDLGGCRIGDRPIDYHLEVLRRFGAVVEKLPSGIRMTAPNGLHGAKVELPYPSVGATEQVLLTATKAEGITELRGAAIEPEIMDLINILQKMGSIITVDTDRVIRIEGVQRLTGYSHTALFDRNEAASWAAAALATEGDIFVGGARQAEMLTFLNVFRKVGGAFDIDDDGIRFYHPGGELKPVVIETDVHPGFMTDWQQPLVVALTKARGVSIVHETVYEQRFGFVDALVDMGATIEIHKECLGGHPCRFGQRNFDHSAVISGPTTLHAADVEVPDLRGGFSHLIAALTANGTSTVSNVGIISRGYENFIGKLEQLGADFQLED
- a CDS encoding transglutaminase-like domain-containing protein, giving the protein MSAAAVAAGATGFPATVARDRSIPASAWTDIAFLVILTAIASAGFQTVFGAGAYTLAAGGGILVGGGCAVVARLLRFPLIATAALGVAAFVLLGTAFAIPAEGLYGVVPTLESILDLGRGAIFGWSDAVTLHAPLQAPPYLGVIPFAATWLTSLVGASIAVRMRPAGPHTVARVATMAAGPAAILVATVLLGTKDPVFATARGAGFAVIGLVWVGWRVRTACPSVPGGSRRAWRTVGSAAALLAGALVVGVVGGTFVAPPATSRVVLRDSVQPPFDPLQYPAPLAGFRQYTRELKDTKLFTIDGIRQGQYVRLVTMDSYDGVVWSVTDAKGTGSSGGFRLYGGDIPLSALNSSVSRSSATVTVDGYSDVWLPTPGYATGLGFAGSEADALAQSTRVDTSGGSAAVMQRLRRGDSYSIDVATLKVPSDTALQDVAVATVPIASVTNIPDAIGAKAEEYAGKAPTAIERLRNVERSLKRLGYLSHGLASDPVPSSAGESAARMTDLLTASPMVGDQEQYATAFALMARHLGYASRVVLGFKPEVKDGSSSATVTGDQVTAWVEVPFEGVGWVPFFPTPDKTDTPVEKSVKPKIEPQPQVRQPPRTVPKDDDLLTPVKMKNESAKKKKDNDVGFTVPVWAYYAGGVVLALAIAYFLPLMIIVAVKRRRRRRRSRGPGDQSAAGAWSELVDRYTELGLKPPSTATRLQTAQMFGGQAAQRKLGLSGDAIESLAAEIDAAVFGGETVSQESASELWSSVDRNVGTTLSGLTWLQRRVAAFRIAPRPRRAARRPRSV
- the leuC gene encoding 3-isopropylmalate dehydratase large subunit, with the translated sequence MSTASDAVRAGGTAAGARPRTQHPRTLAEKVWDDHLVVKGEDGSPDLIYIDLHLVHEVTSPQAFDGLRAEGRPVRRPDLTIATEDHNTPTIGIDKPIADLTSRTQIETLRKNAAEFGIRLHSLGDIEQGIVHVVGPQLGLTMPGITVVCGDSHTSTHGAFGAMAFGIGTSEVEHVLATQTLPLKPFKTMAINVEGTLRPGVTAKDIILAVIAKIGTGGGQGYVLEYRGSAIRALSMDGRMTICNMSIEAGARAGMVAPDQTTFEFLKGRPHAPGGEDWDAAVEYWKTLPTDEGATFDAEVFIDADALEPFVTWGTNPGQGASLSGVIPEPASFEDPNAQAAAQRALEYMDLAAGTPLKDIHVDAVFMGSCTNSRIEDLRAFASIIKGKKKADGVRVMVVPGSARVRLEAEAEGIDKIVEAFGAEWRFAGCSMCLGMNPDQLAPGERCASTSNRNFEGRQGKGGRTHLVSPVVAAATAIRGTLSSPWDLDNTNEDAHDGVKAGA
- a CDS encoding lysophospholipid acyltransferase family protein, with the protein product MPKTPDVPDAALEPADRSPKKRRIRKETFRPSVFWVGAGIVVPLIGTISSFKVRGKENLPLEGSFVIAPNHYSEIDPLVVGSMLWRHGRQPRFLAKESLFKVPVVGWFLRSSGQVPVSRSHGGRGAPVAQAQHIVDEDYIVVVYPEGTLTRDPDLWPMRGKTGAARIALDYGIPVIPVAHWGTQQIMARYSKKISLFPRKKITFSIGKPVDLDAFRGKPMTATVLNEATETIMRAITHELEALRGEKAPEKRWDPSEHAQSETGRFEG
- a CDS encoding FHA domain-containing protein; translated protein: MDTPGFITPPPGLVPPRDDTDTRTERMPRRGASLPVFNAPPAPAAQTPPVSRTWFVVLPTGARIPVNGSLLVGRNPVRFEPWAGAELLPVDDPVRSVSKTHAVIEVVGDGIRVTDLHSTNGVSVLDASGAAAPLIPGAATPVAAGAAVLFGSYRVQLIVA
- a CDS encoding MoxR family ATPase, whose protein sequence is MAVTQEQAAWFAGAFGQLVANVDKAILGKEHAIKLVVTAMLSGGHVLLEDVPGTGKTVLAKALANTIQGTQSRIQFTPDLLPSDVTGVTIYDQSNGRFEFHPGPIFASVVLADEINRASPKTQSALLEVMEEGIVTVDGVSHPVGSPFMVIATQNPIEQAGTYTLPEAQLDRFLIKTSLGYPDHETTVRLLMESSNRARAASVSAIIASESVTTMSQLAADVHTDGAVMGYLSELVSATRSDKDAALGVSIRGALALARAAKTWAIAAGRTYVTPDDVRELAVPVLAHRVIVDPEAEFAGVTAEDVVSRAIATVNPPAYRAA
- a CDS encoding DUF58 domain-containing protein; amino-acid sequence: MTTITSPQPATRPSPPSATPLHAQGSQQSSTREVAEAADPDTGLPARVNGAQRTDRGVASRLAAVPGTIARFLRPITTVGWLVLGTAAVAFVLAFALGWVEFVFVGVTLCAAFVLALFSLIGRMSFQVSAELEPRRVTAGQRSLGRLTVHNSGARPTAPTRLELPVGAAVAEFVIPRLATGAEDENLFAVPTQRRAVVVAGPATTVRGDALGLLRRASVWTQRIELFVHPVVVRIASTSQGLVRDLEGHETALLSNSDLAFHALREYEPGDDIRNVHWRTSARTGRLMVRQYQETRRSQLLLLMDTERGHYATDDEFELAVSAFASVGVGALRDETPMRAWSTAGALRTRTHVSLLDDSCRIAPTDSLHSSLREFARVAGMRAPTPSLVVVAVGSRTSDAEVAALAALYGGETRIIAMRCAPERAAGQRRVGRATVVDVPSLDQLASLVDRVNR
- the leuD gene encoding 3-isopropylmalate dehydratase small subunit, with the translated sequence MEKISTLTGVAVPLKRSNVDTDQIIPAVFLKRVTKTGFDDALFYAWRQDPEFVLNQEPFRQGKILIAGPDFGTGSSREHAVWALRDYGFTAVLSPRFGDIFRGNSGKQGLLTGTISEADLEMIWAAIDAAPGIEATVDLVERKATVAGLTVDFDIDDYTRWRLLEGLDDIGLTMRDEAQITEFEARRESWRPKTLPVKI